Sequence from the Candidatus Woesearchaeota archaeon genome:
CCTGGGCGAAGAATCGCAGGATCAAGAATATCTTTTCTGTTCGTGCACCCTATAATTTTGACATTGCCCAGCGGTTTAAATCCATCAAGTTCTGCAAGCAACTGCATAAACGTGCGCTGAACTTCTCGTTCACCTGAAGTGCCAAGTTCCATACGCCGCGCAGCAAGCGCGTCAATTTCATCAATGAAAACAATAGAGGGCGCTTTTTCGCGGGCAAGTTCAAAGATCTCTTTGACAAGCTTCGCGCCTTCGCCGATAAACTTCTGGACAAGTTCTGAGCCAACAATTTCAATAAAAGTAGAGTTCGTTGATGCGGCGACTGCTTTTGCGAGCAGAGTTTTTCCTGTACCTGGAGGACCATGGAGTAAAACTCCTTTTGGAGGTTCAATTCCTATTTTCTTGAACAACGCAGGATTTTTGAGAGGAAGTTCAATCACTTCAATAAGCTCTTGTACTTGTTTATCAAGACCGCCCACTTCTTCCCATTTTGTGGTAGGCTTATCAATAATAACAAACTTCTCTACATGGAATTTTTTATTGGAAGGAATTTTACGAATAATAGTAAGGTTTTTTTGTTCAGCAAGAACAGTATCACCAACGCGAAGATCAGTGCATTGGCTGGAAATGCTGACATAAAATTTGTTGCCATTAGGTGTTTTGATAATTGCGCTGTTTTCAAGAAGATCTACAACATCGCAAACCATGAGTGCTGGCTGGCGAAATTTATTCAGTTCATTTTGCAAGTGAGAAACAGTTTCTTTGAGAATTCTATTTTCCATTTCAAGACGACTGTTATCTGTGGTGTAGCTGTACATCACATTGTCGAGTTGATTATCCACCTGGCTATTCATAGGAACGAGTAATCAAGTAACATATATAAACATTGCGCTTCTTTCCGCCGGAGATAAGACACAAATTAAAGGTCAAAAGAGAAGAGTTCTTTACTACTTTTCGTGAGAAGTACTGGTCCTGTTTTCGTCATCCAGACATCATCTTCTATCCGAATTCCAAATCGTTCAGGAACATAAAGACCTGGTTCAATAGTGAAACACATATTCTCCTGAATAATATCTTTGCTTTTCGGACCAACGTTCGGTGCTTCATGAACCTCAATGCCAATGCCGTGCCCTAAACTGTGCGGATAGTCGATCTCTTTTCGAGAAACAGCGTCAATGGCGCTAAATTTTTTCTTCAACGCAACAGCTGCAAACGCGCGTTCATTTGCTTGCAGTACTTTATTGTACGCGTGCCGCTCTTCCTCGCTAGGTTTTCCGAAGTAAATGGTTCTGGAAATGTCAGAAATATAGTTGTTAGAGCGAACCCCAAAATCAAGAACACAAAATCCCTTCTGCAACCGAATGGGTTGAGGAATATAATGGGGAAGTGCAGCATTTTTTCCTGACGCGACAATAGTTTCAAAAGAAACAATGACATTTCTCTTTTTCGCTTCAGCAGCAATAAAGTCCGCAATGTCTGTTTCTGTCACAAATTGCTTGCGATTCAACCGTAACTCTTTGCAAAGGGTTTCAAAAATATCATCTGCGAGAGCAGCGGCGTGCTGAAGAAGTTGAATTTCCTCATAACTTTTGATGATGCGCAAAGCACGACAAACATCTTGCAAAGGTTTGAACGTATGCCCTTTCACTTCTTTACGGAGTGCTTTATCCATAGAAAGAGTGACATACTGTTCGTTAATCCCCACATTCTTCTTTCCTTTAAGAACTTTATTAATCTCTTGAAGAGGCTTTTTGTACGAGACAACAGAAGAGCAAGGAGCATACCGCTTTGCGCGTTCATATTCCAAAGAAGAAACAAAAAAAACAGCGTCTCCTTTCTGAGGAATCACTAGAAAAGAATACTCAAGCTCCAAATCAGTAAAGTACAGCATATTAGGATCTTTAATCGAGGTATTAATCAGAAGCGCAGCGTTTATTTTGTTCTTGACAAGAGCAGCTTGCATTTTCTCAACGCGTTGGCTAAACAATGCTTTTTCCATGCAATCCAAATCTTTTTATAGGTATATAAACTTTGTTCTCAGTATGGAACAACAAAGCAAAATAGAGAAGAAAACACTGAGCAATGGGTTAACAATCATCCATAAGAAAGTGCCCGCAGAAACAGTAACAGTAGAATTTTCTGTGCACACAGGAAGCATTATGGAAACAAAACAAGAAGCGGGATTATCGCATTTTCTTGAGCATCTGTTGTTTGAAGGAACAAAGAAGCGGCCAACATCAAAAGCGATCGCGAATGAAATTGAAAAGTACGGCGGAGAATTCAATGCCGCGACATCGCAAGAGCGAACCTACTATTATGTTAAAATCGCAAAAAAACATTTTCCCATCGCGCTGGATATTTTACAAGACATGTTTACCAACTCATTATTTGACAAAAAAATAATTGAAAAAGAGCGAAAAGTCGTGCTGGATGAGATAAACATGATCAATGATAATCCGCGCCATTATCAGTGGATTCTTTTTAACAAAGCGTTGTTTGGGAAACATGCCGCAGCGTTGCCTGTATACGGCAATGTTCCCGTGCTCAAAAAAATAACACGAGAGCAAATTATGAAATATTTCGCAAAATGGTATATCCCTTCGCAAATAACAGTAATTATTGTAGGAGATATCCCCGACGGAACTGCCGCAGTAGAAGCAGTATGTGGAAATTGGAACAAAAAAGAAATAGAAATTCCCGTGATCGCAAAGCCATCTCCTAATGTATCCACAAAAACAAAAGAAGCAAAGAAATTAGGACAATCCTATCTCGTTCTCGGCTATAAAGCACCACTTCGTGCAGAAAAAGATGCTGCGACCATTGATGTCATTAGTGGAATTTTAGGGCGTGGACAATCAGGATGGTTGTTTGATGAGATTCGGGCGAAGCGAGGGTTGTGTTATAGTGTCGGCATAGAGTATGACGCGAACAAAACAATCAGTAGCATTGGCATTCATTGTGGAACAAACAAGAAGAATCTCAAAAAAGTGCAGGAGCTTATTCTAGAACAGCTCGAAAGACTAAAAGAAGTGAATCAAGAAGAAGTTGAAGAAGCAAAAACATTCATTGATGGCTCGCTTGCGTTGCGCAGAGAAAATACTGCGGCAGTCGCGGAAGAGCTTGCGTATTGGCATCATACTGCGTCACTGGAGAAATATGAAAAATACCTAGACGAAGTGAAGAAAGTCACAGCAACAGATGTCCAAAACTTTGCGAAAGCGTGGTTTACGGATCAATATACCATTGCGATTTTAGAGCAGAAGAAATAACAGCATTTCCAAAAGTCGCAACGCTCACAAATAATCGCTGAGCAAGTCCTTGTATGACAACGCAATCTATTATTATTTTTTAATAAGGAATAAAATAGCGAAAAATACTTTAAGGAACAAAGAGTAAAAGAGAACATGATAATTGAAGATGCAGTTTACGAGATACTCACAAAGAAAAGATATAACAGAGATGAAGCATTTCTAAAAGAAGAAATAAAAGAGAAAATAAAGAGGATTATAGAGCAAAAAGCACCAATAAAACTTGTAGGTTTTTGGGGTGTAGGACAAAAAAAGACAGCAAACTGGGCAGACAGTACTGCGTGTGAATTTCTTAAAGAACTAAATAATGACGTGAAGAAAGTATATCCTCATGGAATTGAGTTTATGTTCATTTTTGCAACAGAACACGGCATCCATAATGGAATAGAGAAAGAAACAATGCAAAACTATACAAAAGAAATAGAAAAAATATTCACAAAACACGGATTCAAATGGATATATTTAGACACACTATGGAAGAAATATGACATAAGCTTTAAAAAAATAGATAAAGAATTTGAAAAGAAGCCAAAAGGATGGTGGGAGAAGATAGAAAACGCAAAAATGATAGAAAAGAATGCAAAAAACAGAAATCTGAGACTTGATCCTAAAACTGCTGCGCAAAAATATTTTATTATGAGAGGCCTAGAAAAACAAATGTTAGAGAAAGAATTTGCTGATTGTATATTCCATGCGTTTTCTGATGCAAAATTAAGAAACGTGCTTCCACATCTGCCAACATTATATTTCTACGCTAGAAAAGGGTGGTCAGACACACCATGGTTCGTAATCAATTAACAATCTCAAAATCAACGCAAATCCTAAACGCGCGCGGCTTGTGTTGCCCACACTTGAAAATTCCCAGGATTTTGCATTTCTTACCCGCAGCAGCGCATGCGTTCTCAATCTTCACCACAGCGTCCTGAAAATGATCTTCATGCAAAAAGTCATAACAGTGAATAACAGTCCCCTTGTGAGCAACAGCAAGCGCGACATCCAGAAACTCTTCAGAAGACTTCGGCAACGGCATTAAAATTCGATCAAACGTCTTGCCAAGAGTAGGAACAACAGTGCGAACATCGCCATTAAACAAAGAAACATTCTTAAGCTTATTCGCAGCAACGTTCTTCAATCCATACTGATGCCCAACAGGATTTAATTCAACGCCATAAATTTCTTTTGCAGGAGTATTTTTTGCAAGAACGCATGGATATGGAGCACATCCAGAGAACATAACAAGAATAACTTCACCTGGCTTTACGAGTTGCAAAATTCGCTTTCGTTCTGTGCTTAAACGAGGAGAAAAATAAACATTTTCAACATCAAGCCAAAGAGAAACGCCATTTTCTCGGTGCATGGTTTCTCGGGTATCAACCCCTGCGAGAAATTTCATGTGCTGCGTACGAAATTCTCCTTCATGCCCTCCTTCTTTTTTCAAGACAGTTTTCACAGAAGGAACAAGCTGCAATAATGCATTACCAATATATTTCCCTCTTTTGACAAATTCCTTATCTAATTCAACAATAGCAATAGTGCCTATATGATCAAAAGCAGTTTTCAGCTTCTCTAATTCTTTTTTTGTAAAATGTTCAGCAACATGCTTGCGAAGATCAGTCTCTTTCAACATGCGCGGAGGAAGCTGCGCAGCAACAACAGGATATTTTTTCTTGAATTTTGTTTTAGAAAGAAGAGGGAAGTACACAAAACCATTCTTGGAAATAACTTTGTACTTTGGAGAAAAGTTCTCTGTCTCAGTAAGATAGATCTTGACCTTTTCAGCGTCAGAGATTGGAACTTTAACCGCAAACATCAGAAAAAGTCACCCAATCCTTTTTGTTTTTTTGAGGTATGCAGCAATTCAAGCTTTTCAAGCGTTGAAGTAACTCGCTCTCGAGAAAAGCCACGAGTATCACACAAAAGATGAATAATTTTTTGGCTATCAAAAGAAGTAAATCGAACATCATACTCTTTTGTAACAGGCATATCTTGAAAGACATTATAAATTTCTTTCCAAGAAAAAGAATAGTGCTTCTCCCATTCCGCTGCAGCAAAAAGAGCAGCAAAATCTTTTTTATGTTCATGCAAGAGTTTCAACGCTTTTTTTGGTCCAATACCTGGAATGCCTTGCCGATTATAATCTGTTCCAATAAGAACTGCAAGAACAATGAGTTGTTCGCGATCAATTTGAAGTGCATTCAACACATCAGCAGTCTGAATGAGTTGCGGCTTCACTGTTTCATAAGAATGCGTCCCTGCTTTTTTTCGCTTGCCGGCGATAGAAAGATTACGAATTAAGCGAGGAATGCCATAAAGCAGCGTGTCATAATCCTGACTGCTTCCATAATCTGCGTCCCCTTGTTTAACGAGATATGCGACTTGTGCTTCTCCCTCGCTTGCAGCCTGCACAATAGGCAGCCCAAGCGCGGTAATGAGTTCTTTTGCGTCTGCAAGCATTTCTGGAGTTAAGCGCGCAGTTCTACTGGCAAATTTTTTCATTGCTTCAATGTCTTCTGCTTCTTTTGCGGTTTCATATGCTTCTGCAGCTTCTTCTTTTATCTGTCGCCGTCGTTCTTGCTCTTGTCTTTTGAGTGCAGGAGGTTTGCCGTCAAAAACAAAGATAAGTTGAATGTTATGTTGCATGAGATGAGTAGTCCTGCTAAATAATCCCATAAGATGAGAAGTCACATGTCCTTGCGAATCAGTTAATAGGCTTCCATCAGGAGACCGAATAGAAGAAAGAAATTGGTATAAAATGTTGTAAGTGTCAATAGCAATTTTCTTGCCAGCAAGATCTTTGAGTTCTATTTCTTTTCCCTCAACAAGATCGCGGAGTTGTAAGCCCATGAGCACAAAGAACAAAAACAAGAATATAAAGGTAGTGGAAAAGATTTATAAAATCAGAATTGACTCTCTATTTAATGAAAAGAAAGTTTGATCAAACAAAATTACAGTCAGAAGACTACGTCGCTCTTTTTGAAGCAGTAAAAAGAGCAGCATACAAGGATAATGTTGAATATGGGTATATAATTTCAAATGTCATTCTCTCCACAAGATGCATTGAAAGCATTGTTGCACAAATCGGTACAAGAGGAAAAGTTACAATAAATAGAGAACCCTCTTCAGGATTACTGGGAAAGCTTGGTTTAGAAGATATTTATGCTACAGTTGATAATCCAGTGACAATTGTTCCAGAGGTGATGATTGGGTCAAGAAAGATCCATCCTTCTCAAATAGTTGGTTATGGTCCAGGAAATCAATATGATGCACTTGTTGATTTTGAACACGGAGACGCAATGTTTAAGGAAGAGGATCAAGACCTTGCGCATCGACTTGGATTTGTCTACACTCCTAAAGGAATGATAGATATGTTCTCTTTAAAAGGGTCATCTCAGGAAACACACAGAACAAAGAAACAAATAGATGAAACTGGAAATCCCCTTCTCTATTGTGATAATCTTACATGTCAAAGACTAATTAGAAACCCTATTCTTGTCATGGATAGTAAAACAGGAGGGATATATCATAGTGAAATTTGTGAAGCAAGAGATGCGCAGGCAAAGCACGCGAGTGGGGTTAAAGAATTTTCTCCCGCGTATATTTTAATAGAGGAAGTAAGAGCATTATATAGAGAAGGACGAGTTCAACAAGCGCCTGGATTTCAAGCAGTATGAATGAGAACGCGAATATGAACAAATATACTCCATCTGCATTTGAAAGAAAGAAATATGTTCTCGCAACGCAAAAAGATATTGAAATACTTGAAAAATGCAAGGAGCTAGAAAAAAGAAAGCTGACAAAAGAAGAAGAAAAACTTGTTAAATTAATAAAAACACAATTAGAAGAGGATTGGCGAACTCCATTAAGGAAAGCAGTGGATAAATTACTCAAAAAATAGTAGATTCGCCTCACTGCTTAACAACAATTCATCTCTTTTTTATTTTTTAATGTATAGATGAATTGTGTACTAGGACTTTGCTGAGCGATTC
This genomic interval carries:
- a CDS encoding AAA family ATPase, whose amino-acid sequence is MNSQVDNQLDNVMYSYTTDNSRLEMENRILKETVSHLQNELNKFRQPALMVCDVVDLLENSAIIKTPNGNKFYVSISSQCTDLRVGDTVLAEQKNLTIIRKIPSNKKFHVEKFVIIDKPTTKWEEVGGLDKQVQELIEVIELPLKNPALFKKIGIEPPKGVLLHGPPGTGKTLLAKAVAASTNSTFIEIVGSELVQKFIGEGAKLVKEIFELAREKAPSIVFIDEIDALAARRMELGTSGEREVQRTFMQLLAELDGFKPLGNVKIIGCTNRKDILDPAILRPGRLDRLLEVGLPSKEGVSQIFKIHSKKMALDKGINYDVFYKKIEGLSGAEIQSICTEAGYFAIRENRSSVSEKDFLDAADKVIQKDSAEKDAAMMFG
- a CDS encoding aminopeptidase P family protein yields the protein MEKALFSQRVEKMQAALVKNKINAALLINTSIKDPNMLYFTDLELEYSFLVIPQKGDAVFFVSSLEYERAKRYAPCSSVVSYKKPLQEINKVLKGKKNVGINEQYVTLSMDKALRKEVKGHTFKPLQDVCRALRIIKSYEEIQLLQHAAALADDIFETLCKELRLNRKQFVTETDIADFIAAEAKKRNVIVSFETIVASGKNAALPHYIPQPIRLQKGFCVLDFGVRSNNYISDISRTIYFGKPSEEERHAYNKVLQANERAFAAVALKKKFSAIDAVSRKEIDYPHSLGHGIGIEVHEAPNVGPKSKDIIQENMCFTIEPGLYVPERFGIRIEDDVWMTKTGPVLLTKSSKELFSFDL
- a CDS encoding insulinase family protein, with protein sequence MEQQSKIEKKTLSNGLTIIHKKVPAETVTVEFSVHTGSIMETKQEAGLSHFLEHLLFEGTKKRPTSKAIANEIEKYGGEFNAATSQERTYYYVKIAKKHFPIALDILQDMFTNSLFDKKIIEKERKVVLDEINMINDNPRHYQWILFNKALFGKHAAALPVYGNVPVLKKITREQIMKYFAKWYIPSQITVIIVGDIPDGTAAVEAVCGNWNKKEIEIPVIAKPSPNVSTKTKEAKKLGQSYLVLGYKAPLRAEKDAATIDVISGILGRGQSGWLFDEIRAKRGLCYSVGIEYDANKTISSIGIHCGTNKKNLKKVQELILEQLERLKEVNQEEVEEAKTFIDGSLALRRENTAAVAEELAYWHHTASLEKYEKYLDEVKKVTATDVQNFAKAWFTDQYTIAILEQKK
- a CDS encoding class I SAM-dependent methyltransferase family protein; translated protein: MFAVKVPISDAEKVKIYLTETENFSPKYKVISKNGFVYFPLLSKTKFKKKYPVVAAQLPPRMLKETDLRKHVAEHFTKKELEKLKTAFDHIGTIAIVELDKEFVKRGKYIGNALLQLVPSVKTVLKKEGGHEGEFRTQHMKFLAGVDTRETMHRENGVSLWLDVENVYFSPRLSTERKRILQLVKPGEVILVMFSGCAPYPCVLAKNTPAKEIYGVELNPVGHQYGLKNVAANKLKNVSLFNGDVRTVVPTLGKTFDRILMPLPKSSEEFLDVALAVAHKGTVIHCYDFLHEDHFQDAVVKIENACAAAGKKCKILGIFKCGQHKPRAFRICVDFEIVN
- a CDS encoding flap endonuclease-1 produces the protein MGLQLRDLVEGKEIELKDLAGKKIAIDTYNILYQFLSSIRSPDGSLLTDSQGHVTSHLMGLFSRTTHLMQHNIQLIFVFDGKPPALKRQEQERRRQIKEEAAEAYETAKEAEDIEAMKKFASRTARLTPEMLADAKELITALGLPIVQAASEGEAQVAYLVKQGDADYGSSQDYDTLLYGIPRLIRNLSIAGKRKKAGTHSYETVKPQLIQTADVLNALQIDREQLIVLAVLIGTDYNRQGIPGIGPKKALKLLHEHKKDFAALFAAAEWEKHYSFSWKEIYNVFQDMPVTKEYDVRFTSFDSQKIIHLLCDTRGFSRERVTSTLEKLELLHTSKKQKGLGDFF